One genomic segment of Candidatus Nomurabacteria bacterium includes these proteins:
- a CDS encoding flavodoxin family protein — protein MITNTISIIYASSSGNTLFVSEFVAGKLDEQGFTTDLINADIFDPMDLNKMDNVLFATSTWEHGEIHPFFHNTIKRLDQIDLQGRKVAFIGTGDRRYEPILFCGGMEILRKEVLSRGADEILSPLRLDGDPRPNADSTVSKWVDKLLTVLEA, from the coding sequence ATGATCACAAATACTATCTCGATAATCTACGCATCATCTTCTGGGAACACTCTTTTCGTTTCTGAATTTGTTGCAGGTAAACTAGATGAGCAGGGTTTTACAACAGACCTGATAAATGCAGATATTTTCGACCCTATGGATCTAAACAAGATGGATAATGTTCTATTTGCAACATCTACATGGGAACACGGTGAGATACATCCTTTCTTCCACAATACGATTAAAAGATTGGATCAAATTGATCTACAAGGTCGAAAAGTAGCCTTCATAGGTACTGGAGATAGACGATATGAACCGATCCTTTTTTGCGGTGGTATGGAGATCTTAAGAAAAGAAGTTCTATCACGCGGAGCAGATGAGATATTATCCCCACTACGCCTTGATGGTGATCCAAGACCAAATGCAGATAGTACAGTAAGTAAATGGGTAGATAAACTTTTGACAGTACTGGAGGCATAA
- the uvrB gene encoding excinuclease ABC subunit UvrB: protein MDRASKKLKLVSNYTPSDDQRIAIDSISTNIESGIEKQVLLGVTGSGKTYVMANIIEKLDRPTLILSHNKTLAAQLYEEFKEFFPENAVRYFVSYYDYYQPEAYIPGKDMYIEKEADINKEIERFRLSSMNAIRTRNDVIIVASVSCIYNIGSPDDYEKRAFELRVGDTIRISELSRELVFMQYQRDLTDLVPGSFRINGDVIDIFVPYNDFPYRLILWGEELEEIHMIDPLTKQKLRSVSEVEIFPAKNFIFDKDIIQKATDQMEIDLKDRLDYFRRFGRELEAQRLEQRTIYDIEMLREVGYCKGMENYSAYFEGRPPGSPPYSLLDYFPSNYLMFIDESHITIPQVGGMYNGDRIRKQTLIDYGFRLHSALDNRPLNFEEFRAKQGYTTYVSATPNEWEMNDSQKKVTELLTRPTGLLDPIVEIRPTEDQIDDVIDEVRKTLSKKQRVLITTLTKRMAEDLSTFLKDHGVKVHYLHSDQDTVERVEVLRDLRLGVYDVVVGINLLREGLDLPEVSLVIILDADKEGFLRSKTSLVQTIGRASRHVEGRVIMYASKQTDSMKYAISETARRRDYQAEYNTKHGIEPTTIIKEIREKLVDKPETTNNYTEWVEKNHPPEKDIRRLIKDLEEKMLVAAGNLQFEKAAELRDQIDDLKELI from the coding sequence ATAGATAGGGCTTCAAAAAAGCTAAAACTCGTAAGTAACTATACACCTAGCGATGATCAACGTATCGCAATTGATTCGATCTCAACAAATATTGAGAGTGGTATCGAAAAGCAGGTACTCCTTGGGGTTACGGGTTCTGGCAAGACATATGTTATGGCAAATATCATTGAGAAGCTAGATCGACCTACCCTAATTCTTTCTCATAATAAAACTTTAGCAGCCCAATTATATGAGGAGTTTAAGGAGTTCTTCCCTGAAAACGCTGTTAGATATTTTGTGTCTTACTACGATTACTATCAACCAGAGGCATATATTCCTGGGAAAGATATGTATATAGAGAAAGAGGCTGATATCAACAAAGAGATCGAAAGATTTAGACTATCATCCATGAACGCTATACGCACACGAAATGATGTGATCATCGTTGCTTCAGTTTCTTGTATCTATAATATTGGTAGTCCAGATGATTATGAGAAGCGTGCATTTGAGTTAAGGGTTGGTGACACCATTAGGATCTCAGAACTCTCGCGAGAATTGGTGTTCATGCAATACCAAAGGGATCTTACTGACCTTGTACCAGGATCGTTTCGCATAAATGGCGATGTTATTGATATATTTGTTCCCTATAATGATTTTCCGTATCGTCTGATCTTGTGGGGTGAAGAACTTGAGGAGATCCACATGATAGATCCCCTTACCAAACAAAAGTTAAGATCTGTGTCTGAGGTGGAGATCTTTCCTGCAAAGAACTTCATTTTTGATAAGGACATCATCCAGAAAGCTACAGATCAGATGGAAATTGATCTCAAGGATAGACTTGATTACTTCAGGAGATTTGGCAGGGAGTTGGAAGCACAGAGACTTGAACAGCGAACGATCTATGATATCGAAATGCTACGTGAGGTCGGCTACTGCAAAGGGATGGAGAATTATTCTGCATACTTCGAGGGGAGACCTCCTGGTTCTCCTCCATACTCACTACTAGATTATTTCCCCTCAAATTACCTAATGTTCATTGACGAATCTCATATCACTATCCCTCAGGTTGGAGGGATGTACAATGGCGATCGTATCAGAAAACAAACACTCATAGATTATGGATTCCGACTACATTCTGCTTTAGACAATCGTCCCCTAAATTTCGAAGAATTTAGAGCAAAGCAAGGATACACCACCTATGTTTCCGCAACACCAAATGAATGGGAGATGAATGATAGTCAGAAAAAAGTAACCGAACTTCTTACACGTCCCACAGGACTACTAGATCCGATTGTTGAGATCAGACCAACAGAGGATCAGATAGATGACGTTATCGATGAGGTTCGAAAAACTCTATCTAAAAAGCAGAGAGTTCTTATCACCACACTAACTAAGCGAATGGCAGAGGATCTATCTACATTTCTCAAGGATCATGGGGTCAAAGTTCATTATTTACATTCTGATCAAGATACAGTTGAAAGAGTAGAAGTTCTTAGAGATCTGAGACTTGGTGTATATGACGTTGTAGTAGGGATAAATCTACTCCGAGAAGGTTTGGATCTTCCTGAGGTATCACTTGTGATAATCCTAGATGCAGACAAGGAAGGATTTCTAAGAAGTAAAACCAGTTTGGTACAAACGATCGGACGAGCTTCAAGGCATGTAGAAGGTAGAGTTATTATGTATGCAAGTAAACAGACAGATAGTATGAAATACGCCATCAGCGAGACGGCTAGGAGGCGGGATTATCAGGCGGAGTACAATACTAAGCATGGGATCGAACCAACTACTATCATAAAGGAGATCAGGGAAAAGCTAGTTGACAAGCCAGAAACAACCAATAATTACACAGAATGGGTTGAGAAGAATCATCCTCCGGAGAAAGATATTAGAAGATTGATCAAAGATCTTGAAGAAAAGATGCTTGTTGCTGCGGGTAACCTACAGTTTGAAAAGGCAGCTGAACTACGAGACCAGATAGACGATCTAAAGGAACTGATCTAA
- a CDS encoding ABC transporter ATP-binding protein: MSKEKVITVKNLFKKYGDFIAVNGISFDVYRGEIFGLLGPNGAGKTTTLEIIETLRDETSGDIEVLGKSVNKDPQYIKERIGVQLQQAGFYPNTKVWEIIRLFAELYDTTADAEELLKKVDLLDKKDSKVKDLSGGQRQRFSIATTLINQPEIIFLDEPTTGLDPQARRNLWDLILDIRKSGTTVVLTTHYMDEAEYLCDRVAIMNNGQISAINSPDGLINELLSRGFKKEKVTKQASLEDVFLDLTGTKLRD, translated from the coding sequence ATGAGTAAGGAAAAGGTAATTACAGTTAAGAATCTGTTCAAGAAATATGGAGATTTTATCGCCGTTAATGGCATCTCATTTGATGTCTATAGAGGGGAGATCTTTGGACTTTTAGGTCCAAATGGAGCAGGTAAGACTACTACACTAGAGATAATTGAAACTCTGAGAGATGAAACATCAGGAGATATTGAAGTATTAGGTAAATCAGTGAATAAGGATCCGCAGTACATTAAAGAAAGGATAGGTGTACAGTTGCAACAAGCGGGTTTTTATCCAAACACGAAAGTATGGGAGATAATCAGACTTTTCGCAGAACTATACGATACAACAGCAGATGCAGAAGAACTATTAAAAAAAGTAGACCTTCTTGATAAGAAAGATTCAAAGGTAAAAGATCTCTCTGGAGGTCAGCGACAAAGATTCTCTATCGCTACTACACTGATAAATCAACCAGAGATCATTTTTCTGGATGAACCAACCACAGGACTTGATCCACAAGCTCGAAGGAATCTGTGGGATCTGATCCTAGATATCCGCAAAAGTGGTACTACAGTCGTATTAACTACGCACTACATGGATGAGGCCGAGTACCTCTGTGATAGAGTAGCGATCATGAATAATGGTCAGATCTCAGCTATCAATTCTCCCGACGGTTTGATCAACGAGCTACTATCTCGAGGCTTTAAGAAGGAGAAAGTCACAAAACAAGCAAGTTTAGAGGATGTTTTCCTCGATCTGACAGGTACTAAATTGAGAGATTGA
- a CDS encoding DUF389 domain-containing protein, translating to MNEAQKYLVDKARNESKLDQDLIILTVVASLLAVFGIKMNNDFIIIGSMLVSPLFDPLISTIVYITSKDLVGFRKAFRSLFIAISISFLVSFGFWTFLRIAGQLKDYVIIKPDPNIFDVLGVAILMGIVGALLWLWHRTSNTSAGVAIAISLVPPIAYFTAGMTTDNYTLALQYIIIFVLNLLGIFIGSSLTLFLYTRRK from the coding sequence ATGAATGAGGCTCAAAAATATCTCGTAGATAAAGCAAGAAATGAATCGAAGTTAGATCAAGACCTGATCATACTCACCGTTGTCGCAAGCCTACTCGCGGTTTTTGGGATCAAGATGAATAATGATTTCATCATTATCGGTTCAATGCTTGTCTCACCCCTATTTGATCCTTTGATATCAACTATTGTGTATATCACTTCTAAAGACCTTGTAGGGTTTAGGAAAGCGTTTAGATCACTTTTTATTGCGATATCGATATCTTTTTTGGTTAGTTTTGGATTTTGGACATTTTTGAGGATTGCTGGACAGCTGAAGGATTATGTGATCATTAAACCAGATCCAAATATTTTTGACGTGCTAGGAGTTGCCATACTGATGGGAATCGTTGGTGCGCTTCTTTGGTTATGGCACAGGACCTCTAATACAAGTGCAGGAGTAGCTATAGCTATATCTCTGGTTCCGCCGATAGCATATTTTACTGCTGGAATGACAACAGATAATTATACTCTCGCATTGCAGTACATAATTATCTTTGTATTAAATCTTCTTGGTATATTTATTGGTTCTTCTTTAACCCTTTTTCTTTATACTCGTAGGAAGTGA
- the mutL gene encoding DNA mismatch repair endonuclease MutL: MNREIIQLPQEIINKIAAGEVVERPASVVKELVDNSIDAGSTSIQISIKDGGQKLIEVIDDGIGIPEDQISNAFIPHATSKIRDFEDLNTLLTLGFRGEALSTIASVSQIEVISKVQDEKHGYIAHISNGSVTEIKPNPREVGTTIRVRDLFKNIPARSKFLRKAQTEYKYILAILMQYFLINPSIRFKLFNEDKLIYDLHPSESEGRFSDKRIDDVLQSDFSQEMIELFYDGAGINISGFIAHPKYHVSRTTHTYIFVNGRPVTDRGVIRSIIQGCGSFIPRSEKVPFVINIDISPSSVDVNVHPRKEEVRFLNPYRVYSAIENAVNKAYERELGTSRYIDNVMDAQDAALVRFRDTETPDRSTISSDGLEHQEYQASFTSGSLNGVNGTDRSSLFGNPTDVHISHQNTAMVEMDHVSGALHEQPVNVFQIFKKYLVYEFENELWLLDQHAAAERITFERLKANLEESTKEVQELLLPEEIKLSKSEIEYLRGISEQLLGMGFTFELKDDSIQISAVPAELATTDLKGLVNELIDEQLSDDIDDITVRERSDSIIATVACHNSIRTDQSLHKEEILSILAQLFKCTNPYSCPHGRPIIWKSTLEQIDSNFERTY, from the coding sequence ATGAATCGAGAAATTATTCAATTACCACAGGAGATCATAAATAAAATAGCTGCAGGAGAGGTAGTAGAACGACCAGCTTCTGTGGTTAAGGAGTTGGTTGATAACAGTATCGATGCCGGATCGACGAGCATACAGATCTCGATCAAAGATGGAGGACAGAAACTGATCGAAGTTATCGATGATGGGATTGGTATTCCCGAGGATCAGATCTCTAATGCCTTTATTCCCCATGCTACTAGTAAGATCCGGGATTTTGAAGATCTAAATACATTGCTAACGCTGGGTTTCCGTGGGGAAGCATTATCAACTATTGCATCCGTTAGCCAGATTGAGGTGATCAGTAAGGTTCAAGATGAGAAGCATGGGTATATAGCCCATATCTCTAATGGAAGTGTAACAGAGATTAAACCGAATCCTAGAGAGGTAGGGACTACTATCCGTGTACGAGATCTTTTTAAAAATATTCCTGCAAGGTCAAAATTCCTGAGAAAAGCTCAAACCGAATACAAATATATTTTAGCTATATTAATGCAGTATTTTCTAATCAATCCATCTATACGTTTCAAGCTATTTAATGAAGATAAGCTGATTTATGACCTACATCCCTCTGAATCAGAGGGTAGATTTTCAGATAAGAGGATAGATGATGTATTACAAAGTGATTTCTCCCAAGAAATGATCGAGTTATTCTATGATGGTGCCGGAATTAACATTTCTGGATTTATCGCACACCCCAAGTACCATGTATCAAGAACAACCCATACATACATATTTGTGAATGGTAGACCTGTAACGGATAGAGGGGTGATAAGATCTATAATTCAAGGGTGCGGTTCATTTATACCAAGAAGCGAAAAAGTTCCTTTTGTGATCAATATTGACATATCACCAAGTTCTGTAGATGTAAATGTCCATCCACGAAAGGAAGAGGTGCGTTTCCTAAATCCGTATAGAGTATATTCTGCTATCGAAAACGCTGTCAACAAAGCATATGAGCGTGAATTAGGAACTTCTCGATATATCGACAATGTAATGGATGCTCAAGACGCAGCCCTTGTAAGATTCCGTGATACTGAAACACCCGATCGTTCTACTATCAGTTCAGATGGTTTAGAACATCAAGAGTATCAAGCATCATTCACATCTGGATCATTAAATGGCGTTAATGGAACTGATCGGTCATCATTGTTTGGTAATCCAACAGACGTTCACATATCCCATCAAAATACCGCTATGGTTGAGATGGATCATGTTTCAGGAGCACTGCACGAACAACCTGTAAATGTTTTTCAAATATTTAAGAAATATTTAGTGTATGAATTCGAAAATGAATTATGGTTACTTGACCAGCATGCTGCCGCAGAGAGGATCACTTTTGAGCGGTTAAAGGCTAATCTGGAAGAAAGTACTAAAGAAGTGCAGGAGCTTCTGCTTCCTGAAGAGATCAAACTGAGCAAGAGTGAGATCGAATATCTTCGTGGAATATCCGAACAGTTGCTGGGTATGGGGTTTACATTCGAGCTAAAGGATGATTCTATACAAATTAGTGCAGTTCCTGCTGAACTAGCAACAACAGACCTAAAGGGATTGGTCAATGAGCTAATTGATGAACAATTATCGGATGATATTGATGATATAACCGTAAGAGAGAGATCAGATTCTATCATTGCTACAGTTGCGTGTCATAATAGTATACGTACTGATCAATCCCTTCATAAAGAAGAGATCCTCTCAATATTAGCGCAATTATTCAAATGCACGAACCCGTATAGCTGCCCACATGGACGACCAATTATATGGAAAAGTACCTTAGAACAGATAGATTCTAACTTTGAAAGGACATATTAG
- a CDS encoding superoxide dismutase produces MYELPKLDYSYESLEPYFSRQVMELHHSKHHQAYVDGANSALKKIESLRSSEDRSSYKAVLRDLSFNVSGHQLHSIFWKNLSPSSDRPAQEEVEKLIQPTYPSLKIFMSEFTSIATSVEGSGWAILSKIDGNLVIYQAEKQNLNHPPTGTPILVLDMWEHSYYLDYQNRRADYIEAFWNIVNWSDVALRLKST; encoded by the coding sequence ATGTATGAATTACCAAAGTTAGACTACTCCTATGAATCGTTAGAGCCGTACTTCTCAAGACAAGTAATGGAATTACACCATTCCAAACATCACCAGGCATATGTAGATGGTGCCAACTCTGCTCTAAAAAAGATCGAGTCATTGAGAAGTTCCGAAGATCGCTCATCATACAAAGCTGTTTTACGAGATCTTAGTTTCAATGTTTCAGGACACCAACTTCATTCAATATTCTGGAAAAATCTTTCACCAAGTTCAGATCGACCAGCCCAAGAAGAGGTAGAAAAATTGATCCAACCTACCTACCCTTCTCTGAAGATATTTATGAGTGAGTTCACCTCTATAGCTACTTCTGTAGAGGGCTCTGGGTGGGCTATCCTTTCAAAAATTGACGGAAACCTTGTGATCTATCAGGCCGAAAAACAGAATCTCAATCACCCTCCGACAGGAACACCTATTCTGGTGCTGGATATGTGGGAGCACTCATACTATCTTGATTATCAGAACAGAAGAGCAGATTACATTGAAGCATTTTGGAATATCGTTAATTGGAGTGACGTTGCGCTAAGATTGAAAAGTACCTGA
- a CDS encoding SAM-dependent methyltransferase, with the protein MTTLYLLPTPMGDIDTVLSDTYSSIGKLDFDIHIIETEKIARTHLRLLYPKKDIRNVNRIELNEHSRPEDMKELLIAMNDKKSVLMPDAGAPGIADPGTALIRESHRKNYIIKPLLFSSSVTAAIACSGLNGQSFTFHGYLPKEQSSRQDTIRLYERISKKNGYTQTFIETPYRNKHLWRDLISVLDEATDLSISVELFTECSIIKTASVSDWKKMKWPDLSNKNVVYSLNAKV; encoded by the coding sequence TTGACGACACTTTATCTACTTCCAACACCAATGGGAGATATCGACACTGTTCTTTCTGACACCTATAGCAGTATCGGAAAGCTAGATTTTGATATACACATAATCGAGACAGAGAAGATCGCACGTACCCATCTAAGACTTCTCTATCCTAAAAAAGATATAAGAAATGTTAACAGGATCGAGCTGAATGAGCATTCCCGACCTGAGGATATGAAAGAACTACTCATTGCGATGAATGATAAGAAGTCTGTTCTAATGCCTGATGCGGGTGCTCCAGGTATCGCTGACCCAGGAACAGCGCTGATCAGAGAATCACATCGAAAAAACTACATTATAAAGCCACTCCTCTTTTCATCCTCTGTCACTGCTGCAATTGCGTGTTCAGGTTTAAACGGTCAATCCTTCACTTTTCACGGATATCTTCCAAAAGAGCAAAGCTCACGTCAAGATACAATAAGACTCTACGAACGAATATCAAAGAAAAACGGTTATACCCAAACATTTATTGAAACTCCTTATAGGAACAAACATCTCTGGAGAGATCTAATTAGCGTTCTTGATGAAGCTACAGACCTTTCTATCTCAGTTGAATTATTTACTGAGTGTAGTATCATAAAGACCGCCTCAGTAAGTGATTGGAAGAAAATGAAGTGGCCAGATCTGAGCAACAAGAATGTAGTTTATTCATTAAATGCAAAGGTATGA
- a CDS encoding ABC transporter permease, translating to MKTIRQILAITMIDLRATFRRGETVFFGLLFPMIFIFVFGSLGQGSATYNIAVQDGSDTNNPLYQAISEVKSFELDDTLSNEEITKKLERGELEGSLYIENTTVNQIPSYNITLSTSAVDIEEGAIIKSVVTGIIDKLNLAISGVESPPLSLNYKEIQGREFKQIDFILPGQLSFALLSSGVFGTSFLIVSLKETLVLKRFFATPMRKRSIVLGLALSKLVFGLLQATVLILAGKFIFGFTLVNGLSTFFEIMVLSTFALFVFLGFGLVISSIAKDQNSVSPIANIVTLPQFLLAGTFFPITLFPDWLQPISKILPLTYLNEALRSVAFDGESIFSQTNAIIALIIWGILVYGLTVKYFSWDN from the coding sequence ATGAAAACTATACGACAAATACTCGCTATAACAATGATAGATCTTAGAGCCACTTTCCGTCGGGGTGAGACAGTCTTTTTTGGATTACTTTTCCCTATGATATTTATATTTGTATTTGGATCATTAGGTCAGGGTAGTGCGACATATAATATCGCGGTACAGGACGGTTCCGATACAAATAATCCCCTGTATCAGGCAATTTCAGAGGTTAAATCATTCGAACTAGACGATACTCTTTCTAACGAAGAAATTACAAAGAAGCTAGAAAGAGGAGAATTAGAGGGATCCTTATATATTGAAAATACGACAGTAAATCAGATCCCTTCATACAACATAACCCTAAGTACGAGTGCTGTGGATATTGAAGAGGGTGCGATAATCAAATCGGTTGTGACAGGCATAATAGATAAATTGAATCTTGCTATTTCAGGAGTAGAATCACCACCCTTATCATTGAATTATAAAGAAATACAGGGTCGTGAGTTTAAGCAGATAGACTTCATATTACCAGGACAGTTGTCGTTTGCTTTGTTGAGTTCTGGAGTTTTCGGCACTTCGTTCTTGATAGTATCACTAAAAGAAACACTAGTTTTAAAGCGATTCTTTGCAACTCCGATGAGAAAACGATCGATAGTGCTAGGATTAGCTTTGAGCAAACTTGTGTTCGGTCTACTTCAGGCAACAGTTCTGATCTTAGCTGGAAAGTTCATTTTCGGCTTTACCTTGGTAAATGGTCTCTCTACATTCTTTGAGATCATGGTTCTTTCAACGTTTGCGTTATTTGTGTTCCTAGGATTTGGGCTTGTGATATCTAGTATCGCAAAGGATCAGAATTCTGTATCTCCTATAGCAAATATTGTCACATTACCACAATTCCTATTAGCTGGGACTTTCTTCCCAATAACACTCTTTCCAGACTGGCTCCAGCCTATTAGTAAGATACTTCCTCTCACCTATCTCAATGAAGCTCTACGATCTGTGGCATTTGACGGAGAATCTATCTTCTCTCAAACCAATGCCATCATTGCACTTATCATCTGGGGGATATTGGTCTACGGATTGACAGTGAAATATTTTTCATGGGATAACTAG
- a CDS encoding NUDIX domain-containing protein, giving the protein MNNMKEIYKVNVEGTNITVCVETYDRSYPVILFIAGTSGNSLSDRFDGLSEMLINERFTFVRFNFRGHEEGRTIDEYSLNDELKDMKEVIELLEHEGYNTQNLSILAKSFGAVKAFCLNREYGLIGLLSPAVFFSERGNLGPISSKEYKNIASIEDINIPLDVLRNITAPVCIVHGENDSTIPISNSSEIFSNLATVHEKKELHKIPGANHSMLDKAQYSEAYKLITSFFRKYRDSIWSYHSIVWKFKDKEYLFDVITSSNFKKIKNIRQVYTLMLSKDKDKIMLVHNTQGIWILPGGGVERGESHIDTIVREVREETNCDIDLSTVEPLYYQLTYVKKPSGRWEYHSAQLRYKAVVKKERKFVEDPDNGDIDEVRWVSIDEIHRYLDWGKTVDIIKELLLEK; this is encoded by the coding sequence ATGAACAATATGAAAGAGATCTACAAAGTCAATGTTGAAGGTACAAACATCACAGTATGTGTTGAAACGTACGATAGATCATATCCTGTAATCTTGTTTATCGCTGGTACCAGTGGGAATTCACTATCTGACAGATTTGATGGACTATCAGAAATGCTTATAAACGAAAGATTCACATTTGTACGATTCAATTTTCGTGGGCATGAGGAAGGTAGAACAATAGATGAGTACTCACTTAATGACGAACTCAAAGATATGAAAGAGGTGATCGAACTACTCGAACATGAAGGATACAATACTCAAAATCTCAGCATACTAGCTAAGAGTTTCGGAGCAGTCAAAGCATTTTGTCTCAACAGAGAGTATGGCCTAATAGGTTTACTTTCACCAGCTGTTTTTTTCTCAGAGCGTGGAAATTTAGGACCTATCAGCTCAAAAGAATATAAGAATATAGCTAGTATTGAAGATATTAATATCCCACTAGATGTACTCCGTAACATTACTGCCCCTGTGTGTATTGTACATGGAGAAAATGACAGTACTATTCCGATAAGTAACTCGTCAGAGATCTTCTCAAATTTAGCAACAGTTCATGAAAAAAAAGAACTACATAAAATTCCTGGAGCGAATCACTCGATGTTGGATAAAGCTCAATATTCAGAAGCGTATAAACTGATCACAAGCTTCTTCAGAAAATATAGGGATTCGATCTGGTCATATCATTCAATTGTTTGGAAGTTTAAGGATAAAGAGTATCTTTTCGATGTAATCACATCATCAAATTTTAAGAAGATAAAAAATATCAGACAAGTATATACCCTCATGTTAAGTAAAGATAAGGATAAAATTATGCTAGTACATAATACTCAAGGTATATGGATATTACCGGGAGGGGGAGTTGAGAGAGGAGAATCACACATCGATACGATTGTGCGAGAAGTGAGAGAAGAAACAAATTGTGATATTGACCTGTCAACTGTAGAGCCGTTGTATTATCAATTGACATATGTTAAGAAACCGTCTGGTAGATGGGAATATCATTCTGCGCAGTTAAGATATAAAGCTGTTGTGAAAAAGGAAAGAAAGTTTGTGGAAGACCCAGATAATGGAGATATTGATGAGGTTAGATGGGTTAGTATCGATGAAATTCATAGATATCTTGATTGGGGAAAAACTGTCGATATAATCAAGGAATTACTTCTGGAAAAATGA